Proteins co-encoded in one Fervidobacterium gondwanense DSM 13020 genomic window:
- a CDS encoding aminopeptidase — translation MKKKLFVNYSQAILKIGVNLQNQQKLIVNASVDHKDFVRIFVEQAYDLGAKEVLVVWNDTYISRQKLLKAPEEVITNIYNWEIEMAKSFLEDGAATVSLVGSYADLLADVPAQRIGAATKARQIAFKEIMERTMMNKNRWCVAGVPNPEWARKVYGTEDITQLWNDILYMARIDENGYDALLKHLENLKNRKDYLNEMKFEALRYEGPGTELVVELPRAHLWLSGVEHDVNGVPFLPNIPTEEVFTAPYKYGVNGKVSSSMPLVYQGNIIDEFWLEFKDGKVINFDAKKGKEVLQQLIATDEGASYLGEVALVDVTSPIYKLGKVFYNTLYDENAASHFALGRAYPTCVESFGGDPENAGINMSITHVDFMVGNDKMNVYGIKGGKEYQLMKNGLWQI, via the coding sequence ATGAAAAAAAAGCTTTTTGTGAACTATTCTCAGGCTATACTTAAGATTGGGGTAAACTTGCAAAATCAACAAAAGTTAATCGTGAACGCTTCTGTGGATCACAAAGACTTCGTAAGGATTTTCGTCGAACAGGCTTACGATTTAGGTGCAAAAGAAGTACTTGTCGTATGGAACGATACTTACATCTCCAGGCAAAAATTACTAAAAGCACCCGAAGAGGTAATTACTAACATATACAACTGGGAGATAGAAATGGCAAAAAGCTTTCTCGAAGACGGTGCTGCTACCGTCTCATTGGTTGGTTCGTATGCGGATCTGCTTGCCGACGTACCAGCCCAGAGAATAGGTGCAGCCACGAAAGCAAGACAAATAGCTTTCAAAGAGATTATGGAACGAACGATGATGAATAAAAACAGGTGGTGCGTCGCTGGCGTACCAAATCCTGAATGGGCACGAAAAGTTTACGGCACAGAAGACATTACACAACTTTGGAACGATATCCTATATATGGCAAGAATAGATGAAAATGGATATGATGCGTTACTCAAGCATCTGGAAAATCTTAAAAATAGAAAGGACTACCTTAATGAGATGAAATTTGAGGCATTGAGATACGAAGGACCTGGTACAGAATTAGTTGTTGAATTGCCACGCGCTCATCTTTGGCTAAGCGGTGTAGAACACGATGTTAATGGTGTACCTTTCTTACCAAACATCCCAACTGAAGAAGTGTTTACAGCCCCGTATAAATATGGGGTTAATGGAAAAGTCTCAAGTAGCATGCCGTTGGTATACCAAGGAAATATTATAGATGAGTTCTGGCTCGAATTCAAAGATGGAAAGGTTATAAACTTTGATGCAAAGAAAGGAAAAGAGGTCTTACAGCAACTTATAGCTACTGATGAAGGAGCATCATATCTTGGTGAGGTTGCACTTGTCGATGTGACATCACCAATATATAAACTTGGAAAAGTTTTCTACAACACACTGTACGATGAAAATGCGGCTTCGCATTTTGCATTGGGACGAGCATACCCAACTTGTGTTGAGAGCTTTGGTGGAGATCCAGAGAACGCTGGTATAAACATGAGCATTACACATGTAGACTTCATGGTTGGCAATGACAAAATGAATGTCTACGGGATTAAAGGCGGTAAGGAATATCAATTAATGAAAAACGGCCTTTGGCAAATTTAA
- a CDS encoding 2,3-bisphosphoglycerate-independent phosphoglycerate mutase: MSFDKQQFVHELITPNSSKIVLLVMDGIGDLPNEEGLTPLMKANTPNLDKVAQMSDLGQTIPVLQGITPGSGPGHLSLFGYDPIRYQIGRGILEALGEDIDVGELDVVARGNFATIQGDIVVDRRAGRPATEESAKVVEILNANIKEIEDVKVQFYPGKEHRFVLKLTGEGLSDKIEDADPQKEGKPIKFTSALSPEAEKTARIVNKLLERIKEVLKDQPKLNFALVRGFSKYPQLPQFPEVYKLKAGAIAVYPMYKGLAKLVGMTIIPTGQTIEDEIETLKTEWNDYDFFFVHIKKTDSYGEDGKFDDKVHVIENVDKIIPEILALNPDVLVVTGDHSTPCAMKGHSFHPVPIMFCAKYTRKGLSKAFNEFECARGTIGTIHATDVMNLIMAYSGKFEKFGA, translated from the coding sequence ATGAGCTTTGACAAACAACAGTTCGTTCATGAATTAATAACGCCAAACAGCAGCAAGATTGTTCTTTTGGTTATGGATGGTATCGGTGATCTTCCAAATGAAGAAGGCTTGACACCACTTATGAAAGCAAATACTCCAAACCTTGATAAAGTTGCACAGATGAGTGACCTTGGTCAGACAATCCCAGTTCTTCAAGGAATAACACCAGGTAGTGGACCAGGGCATCTTAGCCTTTTTGGATACGACCCAATTAGATACCAGATAGGCCGTGGAATTCTCGAAGCTCTTGGCGAAGATATCGATGTTGGAGAACTCGATGTTGTTGCAAGAGGAAATTTTGCAACAATACAAGGTGACATCGTAGTTGACAGAAGAGCTGGAAGGCCAGCAACTGAAGAAAGCGCTAAGGTAGTGGAAATTCTTAACGCAAACATCAAGGAAATAGAAGACGTAAAAGTTCAGTTCTACCCTGGCAAAGAACACAGATTTGTCCTCAAACTAACAGGGGAAGGCCTTTCAGACAAAATTGAAGACGCCGATCCACAAAAAGAGGGGAAGCCGATAAAATTCACCTCTGCGCTTTCACCAGAAGCAGAAAAGACAGCAAGGATAGTTAACAAACTTTTGGAGAGAATCAAAGAAGTTCTAAAAGACCAACCAAAGCTGAACTTCGCACTTGTAAGGGGATTTTCAAAATACCCACAACTTCCACAATTCCCGGAAGTTTACAAATTGAAAGCGGGAGCTATCGCAGTCTACCCAATGTACAAAGGGTTAGCAAAATTAGTCGGAATGACGATTATTCCAACCGGACAGACAATAGAAGATGAAATCGAGACTTTGAAAACAGAATGGAATGACTACGACTTCTTCTTCGTACATATTAAAAAGACGGATTCATACGGCGAGGATGGAAAATTTGACGACAAGGTGCATGTTATAGAAAACGTTGATAAAATAATCCCAGAAATACTTGCACTTAATCCCGATGTGTTAGTTGTAACAGGCGACCATTCAACACCATGTGCCATGAAAGGACATTCATTCCATCCAGTACCAATTATGTTCTGCGCAAAATACACAAGAAAAGGCCTTTCCAAAGCATTCAACGAATTTGAATGTGCAAGGGGGACAATTGGTACAATTCATGCAACAGACGTTATGAACTTAATAATGGCATATTCAGGAAAATTTGAGAAATTCGGTGCGTAA
- a CDS encoding ComEC/Rec2 family competence protein — MGAYYKFPLFFLAIPLLFFKKPRIGLAFLIFFIVNLGFVGNVTVKTEFVGVVKSVQNNSSILKLSYFDGVNWKKLGFDVLLYNEEKLDTIVYFKGELRRRNSYPFYYAKPTYLATATNYNSFKHRIYNHFEAFRRYVSKINPFYESLFGSAARDEDFIQSGLYHIFCVSGMHVSLLYLFALSIVKLVTHRKFLRIILSLLFPTIFVIGSGMNLPAFRALLMLVLSSIFQLADYKINPINTVSIIGTAMIIANPEIVYSLSFYMTFFATIGVLVCDNKILTNVGGFLGSAPYVSLINPVNPFSIVGTIIVSIPVQIIMFGLTISYLLFSSKMYYLSSFVLYALSPFAWFVKLVAQTLSKFPTIPRHPSITIAFALTYVIFIAIVIENKRGTNLNMVPRNI, encoded by the coding sequence GTGGGAGCTTATTATAAGTTCCCACTTTTCTTTTTGGCAATTCCACTCTTGTTTTTCAAAAAGCCAAGAATTGGCTTGGCGTTTCTTATATTCTTCATTGTAAATCTCGGATTCGTCGGAAATGTGACTGTTAAAACGGAATTCGTTGGTGTAGTTAAGAGCGTTCAAAACAATTCTTCAATTCTGAAACTATCATACTTTGATGGAGTGAACTGGAAAAAGTTAGGCTTTGATGTTTTATTGTACAACGAGGAAAAGTTAGATACCATAGTCTATTTCAAAGGCGAGTTGCGACGCAGAAACAGTTATCCTTTCTATTATGCCAAGCCAACTTACTTAGCAACAGCAACGAACTACAATTCCTTCAAACACAGAATTTACAATCACTTCGAAGCCTTTCGAAGGTATGTAAGTAAGATCAATCCATTTTACGAAAGCCTCTTCGGTTCAGCGGCGAGAGACGAAGATTTTATACAAAGCGGTTTGTATCATATATTTTGTGTTTCTGGCATGCATGTATCTTTGCTATATCTATTCGCTCTTTCAATAGTGAAACTTGTAACACACAGGAAATTTCTCAGAATAATTTTATCACTGCTATTTCCAACAATTTTTGTCATCGGTTCTGGTATGAACCTTCCTGCCTTTAGAGCACTTCTTATGTTAGTGCTATCTTCAATCTTTCAATTAGCTGACTATAAGATAAATCCGATAAATACTGTATCTATTATTGGAACAGCGATGATCATTGCAAATCCGGAAATCGTTTACTCACTGTCCTTTTACATGACGTTTTTTGCCACAATTGGTGTGCTGGTATGCGACAATAAAATTTTGACAAATGTCGGAGGTTTTCTTGGTAGTGCTCCTTACGTTTCGCTAATTAATCCAGTTAATCCATTTTCGATAGTAGGCACTATAATTGTCTCCATTCCAGTGCAGATAATAATGTTTGGATTAACAATTAGCTATTTACTTTTCTCCAGTAAAATGTACTACCTCTCGTCATTTGTGCTGTATGCACTCTCACCATTTGCTTGGTTTGTGAAACTCGTTGCTCAAACGCTATCAAAATTCCCTACTATACCGCGACACCCTTCAATAACAATAGCATTTGCATTGACATACGTAATATTCATAGCGATAGTTATAGAAAATAAACGCGGTACCAACCTAAATATGGTACCGCGTAATATATAA
- a CDS encoding Fur family transcriptional regulator, translating to MHVDSLKKELKDRKCRMTPQREQVLKVFIETNSEHLGAEEVYRYLISRKLNVSKATVYRTIDLLVELGFLRRLQFDEGVFRYELVDKEEKHSHFICTSCGKIYELKGELSPENVMREYLQLMSSKGYIIEEVDLKFRGLCPKCTKKKKK from the coding sequence ATGCACGTAGATAGCTTAAAAAAAGAGCTTAAAGATCGGAAATGCCGAATGACTCCTCAACGTGAACAAGTGTTGAAAGTCTTTATCGAAACAAATAGTGAGCATCTTGGAGCTGAAGAGGTTTACAGATACCTTATAAGCAGAAAATTGAATGTCAGTAAGGCAACGGTATATAGAACTATAGATTTACTCGTCGAACTCGGCTTTTTGAGAAGACTTCAATTTGATGAAGGCGTTTTCAGATATGAATTGGTTGATAAGGAAGAGAAACATTCACATTTTATCTGTACTTCATGCGGAAAGATCTACGAGTTGAAGGGTGAGCTTTCTCCTGAAAATGTTATGAGAGAATATTTGCAACTAATGAGTAGTAAAGGGTACATTATCGAAGAGGTCGATTTAAAGTTCAGAGGTCTTTGTCCGAAATGTACAAAGAAGAAGAAAAAATAA
- the nusA gene encoding transcription termination factor NusA: MNSPMLLEALRELEREKGISVEESISILEKAIMSAYKNKTGERNVEIVINRLSGEIEAYQLLEVVDKVENDTLQISLDEALKIKPDAVIGDIVKKKMNVKKLGRFAIQVAKQVLVQKIREIEKEKQYERYSELVGRVVVAEVLKVTPEWLDIRIGKLETHLPKKEWIPGEVFEQSDFIKVYVREVKKDKKGPKIIVSRTDPEFVTGLLKLEVPELENGTVEIVKVVREPGVRTKIAVISKDPKIDPVGACIGNEGSRIASVLKELKIEKIDIIKWSEDPKELIANALLPASVIEVEILDYEAKASRVLVSPNQLSLAIGKAGQNARLAAKLTGWKIDIKPVMNA, encoded by the coding sequence ATGAACAGCCCGATGTTGTTAGAGGCATTGAGAGAACTTGAAAGAGAAAAAGGAATTTCTGTAGAAGAATCGATTAGCATACTCGAGAAAGCTATCATGAGCGCTTACAAGAACAAGACAGGAGAAAGAAACGTCGAAATAGTTATTAACAGACTTTCAGGAGAGATAGAAGCTTATCAGCTCCTTGAAGTTGTCGACAAGGTTGAGAACGACACGCTCCAGATCTCCTTGGATGAGGCACTGAAAATCAAACCGGACGCAGTGATCGGAGACATTGTGAAGAAGAAAATGAACGTTAAAAAACTCGGCAGGTTTGCGATACAAGTTGCAAAACAGGTCCTTGTTCAGAAAATTAGAGAGATTGAAAAAGAAAAGCAGTACGAACGGTATTCAGAGCTTGTTGGACGAGTTGTTGTTGCTGAAGTGTTGAAAGTTACACCCGAATGGCTCGATATTCGTATAGGTAAACTCGAGACGCACTTACCGAAAAAGGAATGGATACCCGGCGAAGTCTTTGAGCAATCGGATTTCATAAAGGTGTATGTAAGAGAAGTAAAGAAAGATAAAAAAGGACCAAAGATAATAGTTTCACGAACGGATCCAGAGTTTGTGACTGGATTACTTAAACTTGAAGTGCCTGAACTGGAGAATGGCACGGTCGAAATAGTAAAAGTTGTGAGAGAACCAGGAGTGAGAACGAAAATCGCTGTCATTTCGAAGGATCCAAAGATAGACCCAGTTGGTGCTTGTATTGGTAACGAAGGTTCTCGAATTGCATCCGTCTTAAAAGAACTCAAGATAGAAAAGATAGATATAATCAAATGGTCGGAAGATCCAAAAGAATTAATTGCAAACGCTTTGCTGCCTGCTTCCGTCATTGAAGTTGAAATTCTCGACTACGAGGCAAAGGCTTCGCGAGTGCTTGTCTCGCCAAATCAGTTGTCTCTGGCTATTGGCAAAGCAGGACAGAATGCAAGACTTGCAGCAAAACTTACAGGCTGGAAAATAGATATTAAGCCTGTTATGAACGCATAA
- the rimP gene encoding ribosome maturation factor RimP — protein sequence MLSAKEIEKRVAELVKPVVEKHGLVLFDVKYKLQSGRWILTIVIDKLEDYVSTKDCENVSYEVERILDSEDLIPGRYYLEVSSPGLDRPLRSIDDFKRFVGSYAKVKTTKTVRGYIRNVDTENEKIVIEVDGKEITFDYKDIKSANLEIEE from the coding sequence ATGCTAAGTGCGAAGGAAATAGAAAAGAGAGTTGCGGAGTTGGTTAAGCCAGTTGTTGAAAAACATGGCCTTGTACTCTTTGATGTGAAGTACAAATTGCAGTCTGGAAGATGGATACTGACTATTGTGATTGACAAACTCGAAGATTACGTTAGCACTAAGGACTGTGAAAATGTATCGTACGAAGTTGAAAGAATCTTAGATTCAGAAGACTTGATCCCAGGAAGATATTATCTCGAAGTTTCTTCACCAGGACTCGATAGACCTCTACGAAGCATAGACGACTTTAAGAGATTTGTTGGAAGTTATGCAAAAGTTAAGACCACAAAAACGGTTAGAGGTTACATTAGAAACGTTGATACCGAAAATGAAAAGATTGTAATCGAAGTTGATGGAAAAGAAATTACGTTTGATTACAAAGATATCAAATCTGCTAATTTAGAGATAGAAGAATAA
- the tpiA gene encoding triose-phosphate isomerase gives MLAGNWKMNKTPSEAQFFANTLMNALAGFNSFDIYVAPVFVALDRVREVVSSSNIKLAAQNMYFEDIGAFTGEVSPKMLKELGVEAVIIGHSERRKIFGETDELINKKVKKALKEGLTPIFCIGETLEEREKGLTFCVLEKQVREGLYGISADEVTRVVIAYEPVWAIGTGVVATPQQAQEAHEFVRKLLGQIYGEEVAQSVTILYGGSVTPENFFGLFVKKDIDGALVGGASLKESFVELAKIMSKVIC, from the coding sequence ATTCTTGCTGGAAATTGGAAAATGAATAAAACACCCAGTGAGGCGCAATTCTTTGCAAATACGCTAATGAATGCGCTTGCTGGGTTTAATTCTTTTGACATATACGTAGCCCCTGTATTTGTTGCACTTGATAGGGTTCGGGAAGTAGTAAGTTCAAGCAATATAAAACTTGCTGCTCAAAACATGTATTTTGAAGATATTGGAGCTTTCACCGGTGAAGTATCACCAAAAATGCTTAAAGAACTCGGCGTAGAGGCAGTTATAATTGGACACAGCGAGAGAAGAAAGATATTCGGAGAAACCGATGAGCTTATCAACAAGAAGGTTAAGAAAGCGTTGAAAGAGGGACTAACTCCAATTTTCTGTATAGGTGAAACATTGGAAGAAAGGGAAAAAGGATTGACGTTCTGCGTCTTGGAAAAGCAAGTTCGTGAAGGTCTTTACGGAATTTCAGCAGATGAGGTTACAAGAGTTGTAATAGCGTACGAACCAGTATGGGCAATTGGAACAGGAGTTGTTGCGACACCTCAACAAGCACAAGAAGCTCATGAATTTGTGAGAAAATTGCTCGGTCAAATATATGGCGAAGAAGTTGCTCAGTCAGTTACAATACTCTACGGCGGTAGTGTTACGCCTGAAAATTTCTTCGGATTGTTTGTAAAGAAGGACATCGATGGTGCTCTTGTTGGAGGAGCAAGCCTAAAAGAAAGCTTTGTTGAATTAGCTAAGATTATGTCAAAAGTAATCTGCTAA